One Pantoea eucalypti genomic region harbors:
- a CDS encoding NAD(P)-binding protein, with protein sequence MTPFTSFWQAGYEGADHINPAGIALSMNDLNQHQTRVAEDYAALSPFSIRTVRESVGWRLCERDGHYDFSTVAARMRAAEQQGIQLSWTICHYGWPAGVSLFDHDFISRFAAFCGALARFLAPWYQQPPVYSPMNEISFVSWGISVGLFACEAIPAPDRADAAKQQLVRATLAACDAIWLADPRARLLHCDPLIHIVPDPADPTSDVLAREMCDTQYQAWDMLSGRRNPELGGTPRYLDLIGVNYYHDNQWEQGSNLRLYWHLGDNRRQPLHQMLQQVWQRYQRPILLAETSHVGSGRGAWISEITTQVAQAQLAGVDLIGICLYPILDRPLWEETTFWTRSGLWDLDLLGPDPYARQLQQPYADALRQAQRFLQHIQSPLQRQEHTMKPPVLIVFSHLRWGFVFQRPQQLLTRLAQHYRVLFVEEPVRQSGPPGLHQSSPAANITVIQPHTDSDAPGFHDSQIAPLLLLLAPLLEEDEQPLIWFYTPMALPLLTPFDPSLVIYDCMDELSAFQNAPRQLQQRESALMTRADLVFTGGTSLYEAKRDKHSQVYCFPSSVDAVHFEQARDRTNRHPLQDTIPPQRLGYYGVLDERIDLSLIATLADTHPEWQIIMVGPVVKIDPASLPQRDNIHWLGQQPYQALPQFLAGWDVCLMPFAINASTRFISPTKVLEYMAAQLPIVSTAIVDVARHYAEEVAVAETHPAFIAACEQAMAMGAAERLALMGRMQTKVDATSWDRTAEQIHGLIQQALAQRQPALKSASQASAQANVTPLTPAMLESDAVPCLIIGAGPTGLSAGYHYGEGAVLLEKNSTPGGWCRSIDDQGFTFDYAGHIMFSQDPYVLQLYEMLLGDNLHWQAREAWVYSDGVYTRYPFQSALHGLPVEVVKECVLGAIEARYGATATAAVPLDRARARRDCCADGAIPDEGSSSGMVEGEEDFQHFIMRTWGKGIARHFALPYNQKLWKVPLTDMETSWLGGRVPLPDLSQIIDGALQPLAKPVGPNARFGYPLRGGFQALMSGFLPHLKCTLETDTTLTRIYSQAHVALLADGRHYRYEQLISTMPLPELIKLMGDEVPESVQRAAQQLQFVSVRCVNLGIGRADLTEKHWIYYPGDTLFHRIFVQGNASPHCNPPGGFGLTCEITYNAANPLPLEGDALIERCRQDCIRVGMITADDPLLCASEVDMPYAYVVYDHARSDNVALIRQWLLTQDIHLSGRYSEWEYYNSDHAFLAGKRAAENVRLQHVRAGTVG encoded by the coding sequence ATGACGCCTTTTACCAGTTTCTGGCAGGCCGGCTATGAAGGTGCCGACCATATCAATCCTGCCGGGATTGCGCTGTCGATGAACGATCTTAACCAGCATCAGACACGTGTAGCAGAGGATTATGCCGCGCTGTCCCCCTTTTCTATTCGCACGGTACGCGAAAGCGTCGGCTGGCGCTTATGTGAACGCGATGGGCATTATGACTTTTCGACGGTCGCTGCGCGGATGCGGGCCGCAGAGCAGCAGGGCATCCAGCTGAGCTGGACAATCTGCCATTACGGCTGGCCCGCTGGCGTCAGCCTGTTTGATCACGATTTTATCAGTCGCTTTGCTGCGTTCTGCGGTGCGCTGGCCCGCTTTCTGGCGCCCTGGTATCAGCAGCCGCCGGTCTACTCCCCAATGAATGAAATCTCCTTTGTCAGTTGGGGCATCTCGGTCGGGCTGTTCGCCTGTGAGGCGATTCCGGCGCCGGATCGGGCGGATGCTGCCAAGCAGCAACTGGTTCGCGCCACTCTGGCCGCCTGTGATGCGATCTGGCTGGCCGATCCGCGCGCCCGTCTGCTGCACTGCGATCCGCTGATCCATATCGTGCCCGATCCTGCCGATCCCACCAGTGACGTGCTGGCACGTGAGATGTGCGATACCCAGTATCAGGCGTGGGACATGCTTAGCGGCAGGCGTAACCCGGAGCTGGGTGGCACACCCCGCTATCTCGATCTGATTGGCGTGAATTACTACCACGATAACCAGTGGGAACAGGGCTCAAACCTCCGCCTTTACTGGCATCTGGGCGACAACCGCCGCCAGCCACTGCATCAGATGCTGCAGCAAGTCTGGCAGCGTTACCAGCGGCCCATTCTGCTGGCGGAAACGAGTCATGTTGGCAGCGGACGTGGAGCCTGGATCAGCGAAATCACCACCCAGGTAGCGCAGGCACAGCTGGCAGGCGTTGATCTGATCGGCATCTGCCTCTATCCGATCCTCGATCGTCCCTTGTGGGAAGAGACAACCTTCTGGACCCGCAGCGGTTTATGGGATCTCGATCTGCTGGGGCCGGATCCTTACGCCCGCCAGTTACAGCAGCCTTATGCCGACGCTTTACGGCAGGCGCAGCGCTTTTTGCAGCACATTCAGTCCCCACTACAACGTCAGGAGCACACCATGAAACCACCTGTTCTCATTGTTTTCAGCCATTTACGCTGGGGATTTGTTTTCCAGCGTCCGCAGCAGCTTCTGACACGCCTGGCGCAGCACTATCGCGTGCTGTTTGTCGAGGAGCCGGTCCGGCAGTCGGGGCCACCGGGTCTGCATCAGAGTTCACCTGCCGCTAACATCACGGTCATCCAGCCACATACCGACAGCGACGCGCCCGGTTTTCATGACAGCCAGATCGCGCCACTGTTGCTGCTGCTGGCGCCACTTCTTGAGGAAGATGAACAGCCGCTGATCTGGTTCTATACGCCGATGGCGCTGCCGCTGCTGACGCCGTTTGATCCCTCGCTGGTAATTTACGACTGTATGGATGAGCTTTCCGCCTTCCAGAATGCGCCGCGCCAGTTGCAACAGCGCGAATCGGCACTGATGACCCGCGCCGATCTGGTCTTTACCGGCGGCACCAGTCTTTACGAAGCGAAGCGTGACAAACATTCTCAGGTCTATTGCTTTCCCAGCAGTGTCGATGCTGTTCATTTTGAGCAGGCACGCGATCGCACTAATCGTCATCCGTTGCAGGATACGATTCCACCGCAGCGTCTGGGATACTACGGCGTGCTTGATGAGCGCATCGACCTGTCGCTGATTGCGACGCTGGCAGACACCCACCCCGAATGGCAGATCATTATGGTTGGGCCGGTAGTAAAAATTGATCCCGCCAGCCTGCCACAGCGCGACAATATTCACTGGCTCGGCCAGCAGCCCTACCAGGCACTGCCGCAATTTCTGGCAGGCTGGGATGTTTGTCTGATGCCGTTCGCCATTAATGCCTCCACCCGCTTCATCTCGCCTACCAAGGTGCTGGAATATATGGCGGCGCAGCTGCCGATTGTCAGTACCGCGATTGTCGATGTGGCGCGCCACTACGCAGAGGAGGTGGCAGTAGCAGAAACTCACCCGGCGTTTATTGCCGCTTGTGAACAGGCAATGGCGATGGGTGCCGCTGAGCGGCTGGCGCTGATGGGACGGATGCAGACAAAAGTGGATGCCACCTCATGGGATCGCACCGCTGAGCAGATACATGGACTGATCCAGCAGGCGCTCGCGCAACGTCAGCCTGCCCTGAAGTCAGCCAGTCAGGCCAGCGCACAGGCTAACGTCACACCTTTAACGCCGGCCATGCTGGAGAGCGATGCGGTGCCGTGCCTGATTATCGGAGCCGGACCCACCGGGCTGAGCGCCGGTTATCACTATGGCGAAGGTGCCGTACTGCTGGAGAAAAATAGCACCCCAGGCGGCTGGTGCCGCTCGATTGACGATCAGGGGTTCACCTTCGATTATGCTGGTCACATTATGTTCTCGCAGGACCCATATGTGTTGCAGCTCTATGAAATGCTGCTGGGCGACAATCTGCACTGGCAGGCACGTGAAGCCTGGGTCTACAGTGACGGCGTGTATACCCGCTATCCGTTCCAGTCTGCGCTGCACGGCTTGCCGGTCGAGGTGGTAAAAGAGTGCGTGCTGGGGGCTATCGAGGCGCGTTATGGCGCAACGGCGACAGCTGCCGTGCCGCTGGATCGCGCGCGGGCGCGGCGGGATTGCTGTGCGGATGGCGCGATTCCGGATGAGGGCAGCAGCAGCGGCATGGTGGAAGGCGAAGAGGATTTCCAGCACTTCATTATGCGAACCTGGGGTAAAGGCATCGCACGTCACTTTGCCCTGCCCTACAACCAGAAGCTGTGGAAAGTGCCGCTGACAGATATGGAAACCTCCTGGCTGGGCGGACGCGTCCCACTGCCCGATCTGTCGCAGATCATCGATGGCGCACTACAACCACTGGCGAAACCGGTCGGCCCTAACGCCCGATTTGGCTATCCGCTGCGCGGCGGTTTCCAGGCACTGATGTCCGGCTTCCTGCCGCATCTGAAATGTACGCTGGAAACGGATACGACGCTGACCCGCATCTATTCGCAGGCGCATGTTGCGCTGCTGGCGGATGGTCGCCACTACCGTTATGAGCAGTTGATTAGCACCATGCCGCTACCTGAGCTGATTAAACTGATGGGCGATGAGGTGCCGGAGAGTGTGCAACGGGCGGCGCAGCAGCTGCAGTTTGTTTCGGTGCGCTGTGTGAATCTGGGCATTGGTCGCGCTGATCTGACCGAAAAGCACTGGATTTACTATCCTGGCGATACGCTGTTCCACCGCATCTTTGTGCAGGGTAATGCCAGCCCACACTGCAATCCGCCGGGCGGATTCGGCTTAACCTGCGAAATCACCTACAATGCGGCCAACCCACTGCCGCTGGAGGGCGATGCGCTGATTGAGCGCTGCCGTCAGGATTGCATCAGGGTCGGCATGATCACTGCGGACGATCCGCTGCTTTGTGCTTCAGAGGTTGATATGCCCTATGCCTACGTGGTCTATGACCATGCACGAAGCGATAACGTGGCGCTGATCCGTCAGTGGCTGCTGACTCAGGATATTCATCTGTCGGGTCGCTACAGCGAGTGGGAATATTACAATTCGGATCACGCGTTTCTGGCAGGTAAACGTGCAGCCGAAAATGTCCGGCTGCAGCATGTCCGCGCAGGAACCGTTGGCTGA
- a CDS encoding AI-2E family transporter translates to MRFKGLNIGFFILILAIATVAFFDVLSPYFSSILWAAILAVIFHPLKTWLRNRLGDRNGVAALITLLCICLIVFTPLAIIASSLVVETNAVYHKLQTNSSQFPVVFADLLQHLPRWAKHFLAENNLDNAGQIQQKLSSFALKGGQYVAGSAFIIGKGTFSFTVGFGIMLYLLFFLLKDGSYLVHLILEALPLSTYVKHHLMVKFAAVARATVKGTVVVGIVQGILGGLAFWFTGIDGSLLWGALMAFLSLIPAVGSAIIWVPAAIFFFATGALWKGLFLVGFFVVIVGLVDNILRPLLVGKDTKMPDYMILIATLGGMEIYGINGFVIGPVIAALFIACWNLLSGRDNRENIEAIDEEFIEEGKKQSDDAAEAAAEAAAEAAAASAEAAAETESKVSALVASQREKAALNKP, encoded by the coding sequence ATGCGTTTTAAAGGATTGAACATCGGGTTTTTCATTTTGATTCTGGCTATCGCCACCGTCGCTTTTTTTGACGTCCTTTCGCCCTATTTCTCGTCGATTTTATGGGCAGCGATTCTGGCGGTCATTTTCCATCCGCTGAAAACCTGGCTTCGTAATCGACTGGGTGATCGTAATGGCGTAGCGGCGTTAATTACCCTGCTCTGTATTTGCCTGATTGTGTTTACGCCGCTGGCGATCATTGCCTCCTCACTGGTGGTTGAAACCAACGCGGTCTATCACAAGCTGCAGACCAACTCGTCGCAGTTCCCGGTGGTCTTCGCCGATCTGTTGCAGCATCTGCCGCGCTGGGCGAAGCATTTTCTGGCTGAAAACAATCTGGATAACGCCGGGCAAATTCAGCAGAAGCTCTCCTCGTTTGCCCTTAAGGGCGGTCAGTATGTCGCAGGCAGCGCCTTTATCATCGGTAAAGGGACGTTCAGCTTCACCGTCGGCTTTGGCATCATGCTTTATCTGCTGTTCTTCCTGCTGAAAGATGGCTCCTATCTGGTACATCTGATTCTGGAAGCGCTGCCGCTCTCAACCTACGTGAAGCATCACCTGATGGTGAAGTTTGCCGCCGTGGCGCGCGCGACGGTGAAAGGCACGGTGGTAGTCGGTATCGTTCAGGGTATTCTCGGCGGGCTGGCCTTCTGGTTTACCGGCATCGACGGCAGCCTGCTGTGGGGTGCGCTGATGGCCTTCCTCTCCCTGATTCCGGCCGTCGGTTCCGCCATTATCTGGGTGCCTGCGGCGATCTTCTTCTTCGCCACTGGCGCACTGTGGAAAGGGCTGTTCCTGGTGGGTTTCTTCGTGGTGATTGTCGGTCTGGTGGATAATATCCTGCGTCCGCTGCTGGTCGGCAAAGACACCAAAATGCCTGACTATATGATCCTGATTGCCACGCTGGGCGGTATGGAAATCTACGGCATTAACGGTTTTGTTATCGGTCCGGTGATTGCTGCTCTGTTTATCGCCTGCTGGAATCTCCTCTCCGGACGCGACAACCGCGAGAATATCGAAGCCATCGACGAAGAGTTTATCGAAGAAGGCAAGAAACAGTCCGATGACGCCGCCGAGGCAGCAGCAGAAGCCGCGGCAGAAGCGGCTGCGGCATCAGCGGAAGCGGCTGCAGAAACGGAAAGCAAAGTCTCAGCGTTAGTCGCCTCGCAGAGAGAGAAAGCAGCCTTGAATAAGCCCTGA
- a CDS encoding DUF4186 domain-containing protein has translation MKVSDDLFIRLARSPFRQRFRLGRAEYDYANSKGESVVRQHAAEFVEQRLAPAQPENDGKQTPMRGHPVFIAQHATATCCRGCLSKWHNIGQHQPLSAEQQVYVVTVLLAWITRQLEQSAPPVRVTRNQPEKDDDPQLALW, from the coding sequence ATGAAGGTTTCAGACGATCTCTTTATCCGGCTGGCGCGCTCACCGTTCCGCCAGCGTTTTCGCCTTGGACGCGCTGAATATGATTACGCCAACAGCAAAGGCGAGTCGGTAGTGAGGCAGCACGCCGCAGAGTTTGTGGAACAGCGCCTTGCGCCTGCCCAGCCTGAGAATGATGGCAAACAGACACCCATGCGCGGCCATCCGGTGTTTATCGCCCAGCACGCCACCGCGACATGCTGTCGTGGCTGTCTGAGTAAATGGCACAATATCGGACAGCATCAGCCGCTGAGTGCTGAGCAGCAGGTGTATGTGGTAACGGTGTTACTGGCGTGGATTACGCGACAGCTGGAACAGTCTGCGCCGCCTGTTCGCGTGACCCGAAATCAGCCTGAAAAAGACGACGATCCGCAGCTCGCGCTTTGGTAG
- a CDS encoding cupin domain-containing protein has product MTEHEFRKLLAEQGFDEPLLVERAASAQLDNHVHPFEALALILSGDITISTEQGDTTYHPGETFHLQPNELHREAFGLQGVSYLAGRKYE; this is encoded by the coding sequence ATGACCGAACATGAATTCAGAAAATTGTTAGCCGAACAGGGCTTTGATGAGCCGCTGCTGGTTGAACGAGCAGCGTCAGCCCAGCTTGATAATCACGTCCATCCCTTTGAGGCGCTGGCACTGATTCTCAGTGGTGACATCACTATCAGTACTGAACAGGGCGACACGACGTATCATCCCGGTGAGACATTTCACCTGCAGCCGAATGAGCTGCATCGCGAGGCGTTTGGTCTGCAGGGCGTCAGTTATCTGGCGGGACGTAAATATGAGTAA